TACCCAAACTTATCATCTGGTCATTGCATGTAATCAATGATTACACTGTAAAGAATTGTTTCCCTCAAATAATAAATCCTTTGTGGTGGTGCTAATAGGCCTTTGTACTGTGATTAAGAACCCCCTGTGTAATCTAATGGGGACTGTTATTCTTTGTTTGCATTTGTAATCCCTATACACTTATCTCTTGCCCATTGATGTGGGCATTTGTTGTCCTGATGGTTTCTTTATCTAGTGTGTTCCGACACCTCCACACTCCAAATCAAACATAAGTTTTGTTAATTACAGGGCAGGATGTTGATATGAGTCCATGAAATGCCTCCATAAAATCACTTGACTTGTTACCCACCCTGCTGAAAGTAAATCTCTCTCAAGGAAGTATCTTATTTGGCAAGCTGTTCATTGGCATGGACATGTTGGCATGGTATGTTTATCTTAACCTCATGATGTTTTTCTCTGTATTGGTGTATCTAATCTATTCTTATAAGCACCATTCTGGATTGAATGTATAAATCTATTCTAATAAATAGCACCGTTCAATATTGATGTATGAATCTATCCTATTTTTAAAGCACCAAAGTGTTTTCCCTGATTGAGGTCCAATTTGAGTATGGTGTGCAGATCTTTTTTCTTTCTCAACAGCAGTGAAAGTGGATCCCGTCTCTTCTCGGGAAGAAATGCTGAATGTTATTTTGACTCCTAATGATGATAATGTCATGGATGTGATGTGGTGTGATATCACTCAATTATTCTGGCGTACTCCTATGCCAGCATCATTTGCCTGTGCTCATCCCCTTGCACTCCAAGTGAAGCTTAGCAGTGGCTAGTGGAGACTATGGCTTCTACTTGGTTCTGTTGTACATTAGCCTATGCTCTTAGCTACAATGTAGGTGGTGATCTCCAATCCTGAAATTATTAGGACTTGTACCTGATACCCCTAGTTTTGTCATCTCGGTTTTTAGTAAAAACATACATATCATTTATTTTTGCAGGGCCTATTCCGTGGTGGATTCCTCTCGAATTTCCACATTTGTCATATCCATTTTACTCATCGTCTATGGAAGTTTCAGGTGAGTTGTTATGTTAGTTGTCCAGGCATGTTTGAATGCTGGCCTTGGTTGAGAACCTATTTTGTGATGATTGCCAGTATTGAAGTGATAGGAATTTCAGCTTATTGAAGTATCCTCTGCTGATTTTGAGAAGTTCATGCAAAAAACCCTCATTTTACACCTTTTTTTGCAGGTCGCTGAACATTGAACAAGAGAATCgtgaaagagagaaagagaaaaacaatggacatgatggatactCAACAGATGACGCTAATGGTGCTGCAGGTCAAGAGAACAGTGAGTTACCGCTTTAAACTTCCAAGAAATAAAGCACAGAGGGTGGGGTCATCTTGGACCAGAAAGTTTGGCATACAATACATTGCAGTATGTTTGGtagatacatatcatgataaaaCTGGTATACACCATATCTTTTATCAAGAGAAAAAGCATGAGATGTTCATTTGTTCAGATGATAACTATTTTGTTGGCATAATCTGGATTGCATTGTCATATATTGAACGTCCTCCTTTCAATACAAACATGATTTATACCAACATGCTGTTCCCTCAATTCACTCTGTCAGTCTTGACAAATAGAGCCGGCTGATTGTCGTCAAGTGTGCTCCCTGTTGATAGTGTTGTGTCATACAGAAGATGATGAAGTAGGCTTGAGTTGTATCTTAGAAATGGCTGGTGTGGCATGTACGTGCTATTTGCATCCAATGCAACTTAATAGGCGATGCAAAAACTGCCGTGAATCCTTGTGTGgagcatcatgatcatgacctgCATCATGAGCGCAGATTGTACTTCAATGTAATCTAACATTTGAATTGGGCACTAAAATTATTTATCTATCTTTGGCTTCAATTAAGTTAAATCTTGGTTCAATCCATTCCTATAAAAGTGGATGCATAGAATGAATCTCAAAAATGTGTTCCGTTCAGTAATTGATTACTTCCTTATATTACTCCATGGCGACAAATGATTTGCTTGAGCCTTTGCGATTTGCTGTGAAATCTTTTAAAGGTCTTTGTTACGTTGTGAAGTTACCGATACTAAAAATAGGTATTGGAGAAGTTTTATGTATGCCATACATCGCTCTTGACCTTTTACTAGAGCAACAGAAGTTTAATTTCTTTCTGCCGAGTACCTGTATTTAAAAATCAGACAAACTTTTCCTGAATCAAACGGTTAAAATATTCTGCTGGCATGGCAACCTGGTTTTATTAAAGATTACTTCTCAGTGCTAACTTAGGCTCGTAACTTACAAATAAAAGTTACTGTCAGTAAGATAGATTTTTCCATCACTTTGCCATGGAATCGAATGTTGTGACAGAGATTAATTTTCTCGGCACAACCGGAGGAACATGTACTGCTGTTACTGGGTATTTATTGCTTCTCCTTGATTTATGTTGGCAGTGAGGAATCGTTAATCATGCCATATGGTTTCTGTTTGCTCAGATTTTGCTGTGTCAAAACCAAGATCATCAAGAGTTGCGACAAATAGAGCTTGCAGTGAATTGATACCTTGAGAGAGTCCACTAATTTGCACTCACAACCAACTGCTTTCCAGTCATCAATCACAATCCCTGCAACGATACTAAACTTCTTTTAAAGATCATGCAACTGCATGTCATGTATGTATTGATTCTCTTCTTCTCGTTCCAGATGTGCAAACTATCGATACGTGCCAGGCAATGTTCCTACCGATCGGAGCATCAATATCACTGCTTGTAATGTTCCTCTTCTTTGATTCGCTACAGATGGTATTTGCAGTCTGCACTGCTGGTAAGTAAAAATGAAGCAGATGTGGTCGAGTTCACTGGATGATAGAGACATTGGACTGAAAACCAATTTGAGATCCTTCTATTCTAAATGGGGCCAAGAAAAAAACTCAACCTGACCATGCAATAAGGGGTCTAATCATATAAGTTATATGTTCTATTGGTAGTTTGATGTATAGATGACCCGGCCCTGTAGTGTAGCAAGCTGTTGGTCTGAGGAGAAATAGGAACTTTAACCCCAATGCCCTTCACTAGAATAAGGGTTCATATCTTATGAAAAGTACAAAGCATTTTGCAGAAACAGGAAGGGATTCTTGCCAAAATGTCATAATATACCATTATAAAAACAGTTACCAGCCTATGAAGTCCTTGGTTTATATGATGATTTTAACAATTTCCTATCTTTTCCTTTGCAGTCCTGGCCACTGTTGCATTTGCTTTCCTGTTACTGCCAATGTGTCAGTATCTAATGCGACCATGTACTTATGGACAAAAGTAAGTTATTTAATTTGTAACAAAGTTATCAGATGACTTTACCCTTGATTGTTGGATACTTGGGGTGCTGTGGTCTTTGATGGATGTGAGAAACATGTAGTAGCCTTGTGCCACCCATGGTTATTAGGCATTTGCTAAAACTTTCCTCATACAATCAAAAATGAGGCCTACCTTGACAGAGTCAACTACTGTTTCTGGATAATTGGATAATTACTGAGTGGACTGAAGCTATTCTGCAAAATAATTGTGACCATAAGAAATTATATCGAAAAACTGGAGTGTGGATATTAATTGAATTTCTGAATTGAGTGGCAAGATCTTTTCAGTCTCTTGGGTTCGTGGCCGGTAGCAAAACCAAACCAGCCGTGACCACTgatataattttgatgacttgcaTGTTTCTATCTTGCAGAATATCATTTGGATGCTGTGGACGGTTCACTGGAGCTGAGATTATGGCATTTTGTCTTTCATTTCTCATTGTGTGTATCTGGGTGCTAACTGGACATTGGTTACTTATGGACGGTGAGTATTGACCGCAATATTCTGTGGGTCCCAGTTTGAGCGCTGTAAATGGGACTGGAAGGAAAGGGGGCTTGCAATGTTAAGTGCGGACAGTTGTCCTCCAAAAATTAAAGACATTGCCTTGTCTGAACAAATCTCTTTTTGGTGTCGTTAACAACTCGTAATTCTCTGATGAAAAACAAGGTAGTTGCCATAAGTTTAAATGTGATTTGTTATGCCCCTATTGGCACTGTCACTTTGCAGCCTACTTCGATGCTTTGATGTAACTACAGCACCTGCTGATGACGCAGAACATTTTGCTTTGTTTTGATCACCACAATGTTCCTCTTCTTATTCTATTCTAGCTCTTGGAATGGGATTATGTGTGGCATTTATAGCTCTGATCAGACTGCCAAGTCTCAAGGTCTCCACACTGCTTCTTGTGGGACTCCTTGTCTACGATGTGTTCTGGGTGAGTCAAGTTCCTTCTTCGTCATTTCTGAATTTGTTTCACATAGCAAGCCAACAGTGCACTGCAGAGGGCTGACGTGACCTCATAACAGTGACCACTGAAGCAGAAAGCATAGTCCGGCATCGTGCTATTGTTGAGAATACATAACGGATCTGTTTTTCATCACATTCTGAAAATAGATGACGAGATGTGCTTATTGATTTGATTATTGATATGTGTCACATTTATCCCTTCATTTACCAATCATAATTATAGAATTTCATGGCAGACCTCTTCCGCAATCAGACAGTAATATCAATGAAGTTAGCTAGTTAATATTTCAGGGTTTTCACTCAtatcaatatctacatgtacatgtatctcactGTCTCTTTTCTACTTTACATTGTTCCTTTATTCTGTTGCAGGTTTTCTTCTCGCAATATATCTTCAAGGCCAATGTCATGGTGAAAGTTGCAACACGGCCGGCTGATAACCCTGTGGGTATGTTTGCGAAGAAGTTCCACCTTGGGGGACTGATGAGAGATGCCCCAAAATTATCTTTACCTGGAAAATTAGTGTTCCCAAGGTGAGTGTTGACCCAGTTAAATGAGACCAAGTAGGAGGTTTAATCTTTGATAGTGACTGATAAGGTtattagccgcacttacaccacctgaaaatggaccaccaatcttggttcgggaaccaatgccgcaccatcgaaaatccaccaagcgcttacaccagcgctgcagctagttataaaatccggctacagatggcgcgcaaacaataagcagaaagcgccatttcgaaagcgccgcctggagccgaaccatctaactagctaattgccgatccatttgcgcttacaccacgacaaagccgaacttttaacaagccgggcaaatttggaccatcaagcttggtgggacaaattcgctcggcaatttgtatcggcaatggattgccgaaccaatttgtcgcggcaatgtggtggtgtaagtgcaattggtccaccaatatttcgtggtgtaagcgcagctaataTGATGCATCTCAGTAAATGATAATTAATTGTCGGCCAGGTAGCTTCTCTCTGGCCAAGAACATTGGTAGGCTGTTGTCAGAGCAAGTCTGGATTGATTTCAACTCAGTCAAGTTATAACTTAAAAACCGGTACTTTGATTTCAGCAtgcacaacactggccatttttcGATGTTAGGACTTGGTGATATAGTAAGTATTAATTTTTTTGAAACAATCATTCGACTTGCATTTAAAACAGCTTTGAACCCTATTTTGTGAGCTCTATCTGTTAAACAAATAAGATTAAGTGTCACACTGAGCCTTTAACGTTTTGGGAAAATTACTGTGTGTCAGACATCACCACCAGTTCCGAGGCTTCTTTCAGATCAGTACACAAAGGTAACCATCAAACAGATGTTGTATAGATTATTGATTTGCTGTCATCTTTGTTCTCCAGTTTCTAATTTGGTCTGTCTTTTTTTCAGGTCATGCCAGGTCTTTTGTTGTGTTTTGTGTTGCGATATGATGCGTACAAGAAAACCCAGCTCATATCCACCGAAGCAGGATTACCACCACCTCACATGTATAACAAAGTCACATACTTCCATTGTTCTCTCATAGGATATTTTTTAGGTAGGAGATTACAGCGTATGGATTTGGACTTAATTTTGCTAACCTGATGTTTTGATACCTGTACACCAAGGTCAGGATCATGTTAGCACAGTATGAGTTGCTCATTACATGTACCTCCCCAGGGTGTCTATGCACGGATCTATAATAAAATACTAACTTTTGAAAATATGTCAGTATCCAGTAATGGCCTCCTGATGCATTTTCATCAAAAGCTTATTGATTTTCGTGTTGTTTTTCAGGGTTATTGACAGCGACTGTTTCATCCGAAGTGTTCAGAGCAGCTCAGCCTGCACTTCTCTACCTTGTGCCATTTACATTACTTCCACTTGTCACTATGGCATATCTCAAAGTAAGTGAAGGGTCTTGTTAGTTTAACTCTAAAGGTCCTAATGCAAAAAGGATTTTTAGAGTGTGTGCAGGAAAGGAGACATTGATTCGCCAGGGTGCTATTAGGCCGAGTTATTCTGCCAATTTTTCACTGAATAACCCATTAAGCTAATTAACGGTagcattcactttgtttctACCCGGCACTACTTTTGAACGAGAGATACAAATAGAAATCACTTTGGTTCCCTTATGAGGTTTAAATTTTGGTAGACTCACTCTAGAGTACTTATTAGTAGGCTATGCCCTGAAGAATCATTTACCTGAACTAACAGTCCTTTCCCCGatcccaggacaggccagcttGATAATTTAGAAGGCCTGTCTGATTCTAGGCAAGTGGCGGGATCAAGGTTGTCTATGTATTCTTTTTCAAgctttgtttctttcttttccaggGTGACCTTCGACGAATGTGGCATGAACCATTTTTGATCACTCAACAGCCTAAGTTTATGGAAGTATGACATTATGTATGATCAGATCAAATTTGAAACATTTCTCAACCAGCGAAGATTTAGAGATCACTACCTTTTGGGCAAGATGTGCGATATTCTTGTACTTCATTATCAGagttgaagtcggagtgggTGTCGTAACTGACGCGCGACCTCTGTATTCTAAGGAATATTCTAATAGTGGATATCAGGGAGTAAGACCAGTGTAATCGAGCATTGCAACTTCATTGGGTTCTGACTAAGGAGGGAGTCAGATTGTTCACTGTGTGAACTAGGACTTGAGATATTGATTACGATTCAGAGAGTTTATGGATTCCTATGTAGTCATCACAATATTCATTCACAACAATGTGAGGGTATTAATCAGTGATCATGTTAAATTGATTATCAGTTGTAGGACAAGCAAATTGTTTTGTGTACTTTTCACGTCGGGATTGATCTTGTGGAGCTGCATCGTGCTTCAGTGTGATTGGTTGTAAAACTCTTCATGAGACACAAAAACCAGCCAAAGCTGATTTACAATGCATAAAGAAAGATTTTCCTGTCAGTATCATTTCTGAAATGTCTCTGGGTTCCAACTTCATGACCTCgatttttggaatttttctcaTGCTTAATTTGGCCGAATTACTCATGGTAGGGGAAGTGGTTTAGAAGTGAGCTTGTAGGCTTTGTTTAGGTTTGGAGGTATCCGGAATCTGGTATCCAGGATTTGAGATAACCAGATCATACTTTCTAGTCATTATTTTAGGGTAGTTTATATCTCTCATGATATTAGTGTTAGCCTCAATTCTTAGATGTAGCTTCAAAATATACTATAAGTATAAACTGTGAAATTGTCACTTTCCGTCGGTGATAGACTCATATCGCATTTGTTGCTGAAATCCTCATCTATTAGAGTAGCGGGTAATCACTTTTTCTTCCAATCAGTTGTCCTAAATGGCTGAATGAAGAAATACAATGAATACCTTTAAAACAAATAatccaaaaaaatcaaatcaaatgtcTGGTTGATGAATTTCATCAGTTTTTGAAAGTTTGGTTCcaatcagatacatgtacttaattatTAGTTCTTTTGtattctaattcaaaatttAGTAGTTTAGTTCAATTTGTATCTTTTTAGGGTATGGCATGGCTGGTTTAATTGGTATTTCTTTGTAATGCAGGTGTCGGATTTATGCTGCTTTAGTTTGTTTGTCTGTATGCTTGATATTCAGATGTTTAAAGATCATGATGGGACCAGCATCTTGGGTTTAGATTAGGTGTGGCCAGGTCTAGTAATTGGTGAAGATTTGCAAATTTGGTTTTgacttatgtacatgtatttagaacAAAAAATAGTGCGATGGGCTTCAGGATGGGGCAGTTAATAATTTGCTTGTCTGCGATGGAAAGAAACTTTAGTTAAACCAAGGGCAGGGTTATGAATGTGTCCATGGCGTTAAAGCCAACATGTCTGTTTTTAGGACACTCTCCCAATTATGGACAGCGGTGTAAGTCCTGTCAACTCAGTACTTGTGTATATTTCTtatattggtcatttccatttgcCCTCTGATGTAGACACCTCTTCAGGACAGTGAGGTCCATTAATTACCTCTCACAAAAGACTTTCTGATTATTCCTCAAGAGGTTGAATACTTGTTTCTCTCAAGTGTAATTCTTCTTTGATGTCTTAATGATTTAGTGAACTGCCGCTGTGTAGTGTGATGGAGAGAACAACTTTCCTCCTGCCTAATTCAATGTTAAGTGATTTTTGAGCATAAGGTGGTATCCTTCAGTTtcacaaaaaaaatgttgcagtgATACGTTAAGTATTTCAATTTTGAAGTTGATTGGCTTGCACAATTATTCAGTTCACTGTGGTGTTGACGAAATATTTTAAATTAGATATGAAATGCTCTATGAAGCTTAATTGATGGCATGTCCAAAAATCTCTGTTGGGGGTCAGAATAGAAATGAGAATAGTATGAGGAGCAGGGAAAATTTAGTCATTTGACATTTATATGCGTGGTGGACTTGATCTAACTTTGGCACGTGTGCTTTCCAACTGAAGCGTTTTTTTACAGATGAAAACCGCCCTGGTGTTCAGCGAAATTTGTTGCCATATTACAAGTGTCAGTCATAAGTTACGAAAAGTCCTCTGCGCATGAGTACCAGATACGttattgaaacattttgttggcTTATTTTCTGTGTAATGCTCACTTTTTGCAGTCCTCCAAGGAGTCCGTTCTGTCTGATGCAGTTTGTTTTGTGTGGGCTTTAACCCTGGTCATACCTTTTTGACTCCATAAGGACAAAATGCTGTATTTCTGGCCATGACGTCATCCCCAAAATGCTTGTTGAGTACAACTATTTACTAGTCTAGGTGTAGATTGCAATAGATTTTTTACCAGGTTTGTGTTTTGTACTTGTTTTTTTATACACTTGTATTAATTGTACTTTGTAGAAAATTGATTTGAGTTCGTTTGTACATGGCTCAAACTGCAACTTGATGGGAACATTTACAACTAATGCTGTAAAAAGAATTGTTTCAGAAGTATAGTTAAAGAATCTTGAGGGTTCTTCTGTGATGCCATGCATCTGAAATCGTACACAGATTTTCAACATACGCTTTGTGTGCACATTGATTATGTATCTTGGGTTACTCTCTGAAGGAATACTGTCATGCTGGTGTTGGCTGTCAGTTTTAAATGTCCCTTTTGTCAATTGGCCGTGTACGTCACCACCATATCGTCATGAGTGTAGATGCGGGTTAAGTTGTATTTGTTATTTATTTCATGTAGTATGGCTTTGAATTGAATGAATCTCatgaaaacaataaaaaaattatggaTATGTTATCTTTGCTTCAGTTTATTGACTTTTTGGGGTACTGTTAACCACTAACTTTGATAGAAACGCTAGGAAAGTATGAGCGtggttaccaggacgtgttgtccttgatgttgagtCCTAACGGCGACATGGTGCGCAGACGGTGGATCCAAAAAGACTCTCTAGAGAGTCTGGTGGCCTTGGCTTGGGCGCCATCTGGTGGGATGTGCATGAACTCAAGGATAGAGACAATAATGTCTTCCAGGCCATGATGGTCCGGGAGGTTAAAATGATGACCTATGACATCAGTGGCGATGTTTTTGTTGACGCTATAAAAGTGTCCTTGAAAGCGTTCTAGTAGTGTACGCTTAGTCTCGCCTACatattgaatgtgacattgtctacaTTGAATACAATAAATAACATTGTTGCTTTTAcaacaaattttgatttttgtgttatATATCTTCCCTGTGGTCCTGCTAGTGATGCGCCCCGTCTTGTCAAGACGAGGACAGTATCTGCATGTTCTTGGTGAAAGACAGGACCAGCGTGGAGGCTTGGTTGTGCTTGGCGCTACAACTGTAGAAGGCCCTAATTTGGCTCGGACTAGGTTGTCTCTAAGGTTTTTAGGTCTTCTGAAACCATGTATGATTGGTGTCTCATACAGGTGTAGAGTAGTTTTGTGTCTAGCTAGGATGTCCAAGTTGTCTTTTAAAATGGCTGCTGGTTGTGTTAGCGCCGGGTTGAAGGTTGTGACAAAGTAGAAAGGAGCTTTGTCTTCCTCCTGAGTACCTATTATGGTAGGATCCGGGTTGAGAAGAGACTGGCGGTCTTGCCTATGTGCCCGTATAAGGGCCGTCTCTATGAGTGGTTTAGGGTAACCTCTGCGTTCGAAGTGATGTGCTATCACGAGCGCGTGTTTCTCAAAGTCTTCTAAGTTTGAACAAATTCTGCGGATTCTCAGAAATTGTCCATAAGGTATGCCATTGAGACATGATCTAATGTGAGCTGATGAGTATAGAAGATAGTTGTGTGCATCCGTGGGTTTGGTATACAGGTCTGTATAGATTTGACCGGTGGATGTGACGTGGACACGTGTGTCTAAGAATGTGACACTGGAATCCGAAATGTCGGCAGTGAATTTGATAGTGGGATGTTGTGAGTTGAGATTCGTCACAAAATTGTCCACTTCCTCTCTCGTGCATGCGAAGAGGGCGAAGATGTCATCTATGAAACGTACCCAGACTAGTGGTTGTGTCGGGTGAGTGTAGACGTGACGTTCCTCGAAGTCTGCCATGAAGAGATTAGCAAAGGATGGTGCGACCTTTGTTCCCATGGCCGTTCCTGAGACTTGTAAGTAGTTCTGTTTGTTGAACTGAAAGTTGTTTTGTGACAGTACTAGATCAAGAAGTTTGATTATAGACTGATTGTTAGGGCCGTGTTGTTGGCCTCTGTTCCTCAAATGGCGTGCCACAGCTCTTTTGCCCTCCCATATAGGGATGTTTGTGTAAAGTGATGTGACATCGAGAGTGACCAATAAAGTCCCAGCTGGGATTTCTCCCAGAGCTGTGATCGTTTGTAGGAAATgggtggtgtccttaatatatgATTTGGTTGTTTTAACCAATGGTTGAAGGAAGTGGTCGGCTAGTTGCGAGATGCGTTCTGTCGGGCAATCATTAGCCGACATTATGGGTCTGCCTGGTGGTGGTAAGACCCCTTTGTGGATTTTTGGAAGTAAGTAAAATTCCGGTGTTTTGGGTTCCACTGGGGCTAGATAGTCAAACATTTTTTGTGTGATTTCCCCTGTTTGCAGCATGTCTTTtaagaaggatgtgacattggcCGCATGTGAATCAGTGAGATTCTCTGTCGTAGGACGGTAGTGTGTCCGGTTTGACAGTTGGCGTTCAGCTTCCGAAATGTAATCTTGTCTGTTCAAGAGCCCTTGTCTGCGGGTTTGATAACAATCTGTGGCATTGCCTTGAGTTGGGTCAATGCTTCCCTTTCGGCCGACGTAAGGTTGTTG
This is a stretch of genomic DNA from Lineus longissimus chromosome 2, tnLinLong1.2, whole genome shotgun sequence. It encodes these proteins:
- the LOC135503045 gene encoding signal peptide peptidase-like 3 isoform X1 → MPEYEWAYSVVDSSRISTFVISILLIVYGSFRSLNIEQENREREKEKNNGHDGYSTDDANGAAGQENNVQTIDTCQAMFLPIGASISLLVMFLFFDSLQMVFAVCTAVLATVAFAFLLLPMCQYLMRPCTYGQKISFGCCGRFTGAEIMAFCLSFLIVCIWVLTGHWLLMDALGMGLCVAFIALIRLPSLKVSTLLLVGLLVYDVFWVFFSQYIFKANVMVKVATRPADNPVGMFAKKFHLGGLMRDAPKLSLPGKLVFPSMHNTGHFSMLGLGDIVMPGLLLCFVLRYDAYKKTQLISTEAGLPPPHMYNKVTYFHCSLIGYFLGLLTATVSSEVFRAAQPALLYLVPFTLLPLVTMAYLKGDLRRMWHEPFLITQQPKFMEV
- the LOC135503045 gene encoding signal peptide peptidase-like 3 isoform X2, yielding MDMLAWAYSVVDSSRISTFVISILLIVYGSFRSLNIEQENREREKEKNNGHDGYSTDDANGAAGQENNVQTIDTCQAMFLPIGASISLLVMFLFFDSLQMVFAVCTAVLATVAFAFLLLPMCQYLMRPCTYGQKISFGCCGRFTGAEIMAFCLSFLIVCIWVLTGHWLLMDALGMGLCVAFIALIRLPSLKVSTLLLVGLLVYDVFWVFFSQYIFKANVMVKVATRPADNPVGMFAKKFHLGGLMRDAPKLSLPGKLVFPSMHNTGHFSMLGLGDIVMPGLLLCFVLRYDAYKKTQLISTEAGLPPPHMYNKVTYFHCSLIGYFLGLLTATVSSEVFRAAQPALLYLVPFTLLPLVTMAYLKGDLRRMWHEPFLITQQPKFMEV